GCCGCCGCGGCGTCGGGCAGGGTGGTCTTCGACCCCGACCTCGCCGTCGAGAAGGCGCTCCAGGAGGAGAAGGTCATCCTTGTCCGCGCGGAGACCTCGCCCGAGGACGTAGCGGGCATGCATGCCTCACAGGGCATCCTCACCGCACGCGGCGGCCTGACCTCGCACGCGGCGGTGGTCGCGCGCGGGATGGGCAAGGCCTGCATCGTGGGCGCGGGCGAGATCGTGGTGGACGAGGAGCGTCGGCGCTTCACCGTGGGCCGCACGGTGGTGCGCGAGGGACAAACCATCACGCTGAACGGCGCGACCGGCGACGTGGTGCAAGGCTCGCTGCCCCTCATCGACCCCACGCTTTCGCCGGAGTTCAGGGAGCTCCTGGGCTGGGCCCGTGCCGCCGCCACCACACGGGTGCGGGCCAACGCCGACACCCCCGAGGACGCCGCCAAGGCGCGGGAGTTCGCCGCGGAGGGCATCGGCCTCGTGCGTACCGAGCACATGTTCTTCGCCGAGGACCGTATTCCAATCGTGCGCGAGATGATCATGGCCTCGGATGCCTCGGACCGGCAGAAGGCGGTCGACAGACTCCTGCCGTTTCAGCGAGAAGACTTCGTGGGGATCTTCACGGCGATGAAGGACCTGCCGGTGACGATCCGGCTCCTCGACCCGCCGCTGCACGAGTTCCTGCCCAAGTACAAGGACGTGCTCGAGGAGTACACTCGCCTCGACGCACGTGGCATCAATCCCACGCGCCATGCCGAGCTGGGGGCGGTCAAGGCGCGGCTCGAGGCGTTGCAAGAATCCAATCCCATGCTCGGCCATCGCGGCTGCCGCCTCGGCATCACGTTCCCCGAGATCTACGACATGCAGGTGCGGGCCATCATGGAGGCGGCCTGCGCGGTGGCCCGGCGGGGGATCGGCGTTGAGCCCGAGATCATGATCCCGCTCACCGGCACCGTGGCGGAGATGAAGCTCACCGAGGAGATGACGCGGCGGGTGGCGGAGGCGGTGCAAGCTGAGACGGGCGTGCGCGTGCCGTACACGGTGGGGACCATGATCGAGGTGCCGCGGGCGTCCCTCGTCGCCGATCAGCTCGCCCGCTACGCGGAGTTCTTCTCGTTCGGCACCAACGACATGACGCAGATGACCTTCGGCTACAGCCGGGACGACATCGGCAAATTCTTGCCGTTCTACCTGGAGCACAAGCTCTTGCCTGCCGATCCCTTCGCGGTGCTCGACCAGGAGGGCGTGGGCGAGATGGTCCGCATCGGTATCGAGCGCGGCCGCCGAACGCGGCCCGGCCTCAAGGTCGGGATCTGCGGCGAGCACGGCGGCGAGCCCTCGTCGGTGGACTTCTGCCACCGGGTGGGCATGACCTACGTCTCGTGCTCGCCGTACTCGGTGCCCATCGCCTGGCTGGCCGCGGCGCAGGCGCAGCTGGCGGCGCCGCGGCGTGCCGCGAAGCGGGGCAAGCGGTCGAAGGCTTCTCACACCAAGGAGACGAGGCAGTGAAACTGGCTGGCGCGCGCATCGTGCTCGAGTGCTTGAAGCGGGAAGGCGTGGACCTCATCTTCGGCTTGCCGGGCGGGGCGGTGCTGCCGATCTACGACGCCCTGTACGACTTCGAAGGGCTGCGCCACGTCCTCGTCCGCCAGGAAGCCGCGGCCGGGCACGCCGCGGAAGGGTACTCGCGCACCACCGGGAAGACCGGCGTGTGCCTGGTCACCTCGGGCCCCGCCGCCACGAACCTGGTCACCGCGCTGCAGGACGCCCTGATGGACTCGATCCCGATGGTCGCGTTCACCGGTCAGGTGCCGACCCACCTTATCGGCAACGACGCCTTTCAGGAGGCCGACAACGTCGGCATCACGCGCTCGGCGACCAAGCACAACTTCCTGGTGAAGGACGGCGACGATCTCGCCGGGACCATCAAGGAAGCCTTCTTCCTGGCGCGGAGCGGCCGGCCCGGGCCGGTGCACGTGGACCTGCCCAAAGACATCCTGGTCAAGGAGTGGGAGTTCGACTATCCGTCGACCGTGCACCTCCGCTCCTACAACCCGACCTACGACGGTCATCCGGGTCAGATCAAGAAGGCGGCCCGCGCCCTCGTGCGGGCCAAGCGGCCCGTGCTCTACGTGGGCGGCGGCGCGATCTCCGCGGACGCCTCCCCCGAGCTCTTCGAGCTCGCCGAGCTCACCCAGATCCCGCTGACGCAGACTCTCATGGGGCTGGGCGCCTTCCCCATGGCGCACCCGCTGTCCCTCGACATGCTGGGCATGCACGGGACTTACTATGCGAACATGGCCGTCCACCACTCGGACGTGCTCATGGCGGTGGGCGCGCGCTTCGACGATCGCGTCACCGGCAAGGTGGACATGTTCGCGCCCAATGCCCAGATCATCCACGTGGACATCGACCCGTCGTCGATCTCCAAGAATATCCCCGTGGCCATCCCCATCGTGGGTGACTGCAAGCGCGTGCTCGCGAAGCTCCTGGAGGCGGTGCGTGAGGAGCTGAAGTCCTACCCCGGGGGGGCGGTGCGCGAGGCGCGGCGGCAATGGCACGAGCAGATCGCGGAGTGGCGGACGCGGGAGCCGCTGCGCTACGAGTGGAGCGACGACGTCATCAAGCCCCAGTACGTCATCGAGCAGCTCTCCGACCTCACCAAGGGCGAGGCCTTCGTGGTGACGGGAGTGGGACAGCACCAGATGTGGGCCGCCCAGTATTACCGCTTCAAGCACCCACGAATGTGGTGCACCTCGGGCGGGCTCGGGACCATGGGCTATGGGCTCCCCACCGCGATGGGGGTGCAGGCGGGCCACCCCCGCCGTCTCGTCGTGAACATCGACGGCGACGGCTCGTTCCAGATGAACAGCCAGGAGCTGGCGACCTGCCACGAGGAGCAGCTCCCCGTGAAGACCATCATCATCAACAACGGCGGCCACGGCATGGTGCGCCAGTGGCAGCGCATCATCTACAAGGAGCGCTTCTGCGCCATCGACCTCGGGCCCTGCCCCGACTTCGTGAAGCTGGCCGAGGCGTACGGCTGCACGGGCATCCGCGCCACCAAGCCCACCGAGGTGCGCCCCGCCCTCGAGAAGATGATGGCCACCCCGGGCCCGGTGGTGGTCGACGTGTGGGTCAACAAGGACGAGTGCGTGTTCCCCATGGTGCCGGCGGGCGGAGCCAACACCGACATGATCCTGGCGCCCCCCACCACCGAGGTGCGGGACCGGGCGGCCAAGTCGCAGACGGGGTTCTAGCGTGAGCACGGTCGAGCATCGCAAGCACACCATCGCCGTGCTGGTGGAGAACAAGTTCGGCGTGCTCTCGCGCGTGGCGGGGCTCTTCTCCGCGCGCGGCTACAACATCGAGAGCCTCTCGGTGGGCGAGACCCTCGATCCCACGGTGTCGCGGATGACGCTGGTGGTGCGGGGCGACGCCTTCATCATCGAGCAGGTGATCAAGCAGCTGCACAAGCTCATCGACGTCATCAAGGTGACCGACCTCAGCGAGGAGGATCACGTGGAGCGCGAGATGCTCCTCCTCAAGGTCAACGCCGAGCCCACGTCCCGGGCGGAGATTCTCAGGATCGCCGACATCTTCCGGGCCAAGGTGGTGGACGTGACGCCGACCACCTACACGCTGGAAGTCACCGGCGAGGAAGGGAAGATCGAGGCGATCATCGATCTCCTGCGGCCCTTCGGCATCCAGGAGATCGTGCGCACCGGCAAGGTCGCCATCGCGCGCAGCCCGAAGAACCGCGTGCGCAAGGTGGAGGAGAAGCTCGGCAAGCGGCCGGGCCCGCCCGCGCGCCCCCAGCCGCAGGACCCGAAGGTCGTCGGCTTCGCGGACTAAACCCCAAACCGGAGAGACAACGAACATGCCGGCCAAGATCTATTACGACCAGGACGCCGACCTCGGTCTCCTGCGCGGCAAGAAGGTGGCCATCATCGGCTACGGGAGCCAGGGCCACGCCCACGCGCTCAACCTGAAGGATTCCGGGCAGGACGTGGTGGTGGGCCTCTACAAGGGCTCCAAGAGCTGGACCCGGGCGGAGCAAGCGGGACTCAAGGTGATGAGCGTCAACGAGGCGGCCGCCGCCGGCGACATCATCATGATCCTGCTGCCGGATCAGACGCAGCGCCAGGTCTACGAGGAGTCCATCAAGGGCGCCCTCGGGAAGGGCAAGATGCTGATGTTCGCCCACGGCTTCAACATCCACTTCAACCAGGTGGTGCCATCGCCCGACGTGGACGTGGCGATGATCGCGCCCAAGGCACCCGGTCACGTGATGCGGGATCTCTTCACCCAGGGCCCCGGCGTGCCGGCCCTCGTCGCGGTGTACCAGGACGTGTCGGGCAAGGCCAAGGACGTGGCGCTCGCCTACGGCAAGGGTGTGGGCTGCGCCCGCGCCGGCATCATCGAGACCACGTTCAAGGAGGAGACGGAGACCGACCTCTTCGGCGAGCAGACCACGCTCTGCGGCGGTGTCTCCCACCTCATCAAGAGCGCCTTCGAGACGCTGGTCGAGGCCGGCTATCAGCCGGAGATCGCGTACTTCGAGTGCATGCACGAGATGAAGCTGATCGTGGACCTCTTCTACCAGGGCGGCCTCGCCTACATGCGCTACTCGGTGTCGGACACCGCGGAGTACGGCGACTACACCCGGGGCCCGCGCGTCGTGGACGACCGCATCAAGGCCGAGATGAAGAAGATCCTCGCCGAGATCCAGTCCGGTCAGTTCGCGCGGGAGTGGATCCTCGAGAACCAGGCGCACCGCGCTGGCTTCCTCGCCATGCGCAAGCGCGATGCCGAGCATCAGATCGAGGAGGTCGGGGCCCGGCTGCGCAAGATGATGTCCTGGATCAAACCGCCTCGGGAGTAGGGACCCAGGGGTCGGACGGGCCATGCGTATCCCGGTGGCCGCCGAGGGCTGGCCCTTCATCTTCCCTCCCGCCATCGCCGCGTGTATTCTGGCGGTGGTGGGGTGGTGGGTGGGAGCGCTTGCGCTCGCGCTCGTCACGCTGGCGTGTCTCGGCTTCTTTCGTGATCCCGACCGCCGGCCGCCGGGCCTTCCGGGCGCGGTGCTCGCCCCCGCCGACGGCAAGGTGATGGCGATCGCGCAGGTCGAGGACCGCTGGGTGGGGCCGGCGACGCGCGTCTCCATCTTTCTCTCGCCGCTCGACGTCCACGTGAACCGGACGCCCGTGGCGGGGATCGTGCGCGACGTGGACTACAAGGCGGGGCGGTTCCTCGCCGCGTACCGTCCCGAGGCGTCGGAGGAGAACGAGCGCTGCACGGTGGCGCTCGAGACGGATACGGGGCGGATGGCCGTGCGCCAGATCGCCGGGGTGCTGGCCCGGCGCATCGTGTGCCGGGTCCGGCCGGGAGACAAGCTCCAGGCCGGGGAGCGGTATGGGTTGATTCGGTTCGGGTCGCGCACCGACCTGGTGGTGGCCCGGGGT
Above is a window of Candidatus Methylomirabilota bacterium DNA encoding:
- the ppdK gene encoding pyruvate, phosphate dikinase, translated to MAQVKARVHSRRVSVPKSVARRSSAPKYVYGFANGKADGSSAMRDLLGGKGCELAEMTNLGIPVPPGFTITTEAWRAYVDAGKKAPAGLWTQVQAALGRLETAVGLKLGDPKRPLLVSVRSGARVSMPGMMDTVLNLGLNDRTVDGLARWTKNERFAWDCYRRFLTIFGDVVLGIERRAFDGPLDEAKASTGARSDAEVPPPALRDLVARYKALIQERTGRPFPQDPGEQLRLAVQAVFDSWFAKKAVDYRRINHLADDWGTAVTVMAMVFGNLGDTSGTGVAFSRNPSNGDPHFFGEFLVNAQGEDVVAGIRTPEPLTTLKANLPKVYRDLSSIKDRLERHYRDMQDIEFTVQEGRLFILQTRSGKRTAAAAVRIAVEMVKERSIDRAAALRRVDAASLQQLLVKTVDPKATYTALTQGLAATAAAASGRVVFDPDLAVEKALQEEKVILVRAETSPEDVAGMHASQGILTARGGLTSHAAVVARGMGKACIVGAGEIVVDEERRRFTVGRTVVREGQTITLNGATGDVVQGSLPLIDPTLSPEFRELLGWARAAATTRVRANADTPEDAAKAREFAAEGIGLVRTEHMFFAEDRIPIVREMIMASDASDRQKAVDRLLPFQREDFVGIFTAMKDLPVTIRLLDPPLHEFLPKYKDVLEEYTRLDARGINPTRHAELGAVKARLEALQESNPMLGHRGCRLGITFPEIYDMQVRAIMEAACAVARRGIGVEPEIMIPLTGTVAEMKLTEEMTRRVAEAVQAETGVRVPYTVGTMIEVPRASLVADQLARYAEFFSFGTNDMTQMTFGYSRDDIGKFLPFYLEHKLLPADPFAVLDQEGVGEMVRIGIERGRRTRPGLKVGICGEHGGEPSSVDFCHRVGMTYVSCSPYSVPIAWLAAAQAQLAAPRRAAKRGKRSKASHTKETRQ
- the ilvB gene encoding biosynthetic-type acetolactate synthase large subunit, which translates into the protein MKLAGARIVLECLKREGVDLIFGLPGGAVLPIYDALYDFEGLRHVLVRQEAAAGHAAEGYSRTTGKTGVCLVTSGPAATNLVTALQDALMDSIPMVAFTGQVPTHLIGNDAFQEADNVGITRSATKHNFLVKDGDDLAGTIKEAFFLARSGRPGPVHVDLPKDILVKEWEFDYPSTVHLRSYNPTYDGHPGQIKKAARALVRAKRPVLYVGGGAISADASPELFELAELTQIPLTQTLMGLGAFPMAHPLSLDMLGMHGTYYANMAVHHSDVLMAVGARFDDRVTGKVDMFAPNAQIIHVDIDPSSISKNIPVAIPIVGDCKRVLAKLLEAVREELKSYPGGAVREARRQWHEQIAEWRTREPLRYEWSDDVIKPQYVIEQLSDLTKGEAFVVTGVGQHQMWAAQYYRFKHPRMWCTSGGLGTMGYGLPTAMGVQAGHPRRLVVNIDGDGSFQMNSQELATCHEEQLPVKTIIINNGGHGMVRQWQRIIYKERFCAIDLGPCPDFVKLAEAYGCTGIRATKPTEVRPALEKMMATPGPVVVDVWVNKDECVFPMVPAGGANTDMILAPPTTEVRDRAAKSQTGF
- the ilvN gene encoding acetolactate synthase small subunit, with the protein product MSTVEHRKHTIAVLVENKFGVLSRVAGLFSARGYNIESLSVGETLDPTVSRMTLVVRGDAFIIEQVIKQLHKLIDVIKVTDLSEEDHVEREMLLLKVNAEPTSRAEILRIADIFRAKVVDVTPTTYTLEVTGEEGKIEAIIDLLRPFGIQEIVRTGKVAIARSPKNRVRKVEEKLGKRPGPPARPQPQDPKVVGFAD
- the ilvC gene encoding ketol-acid reductoisomerase produces the protein MPAKIYYDQDADLGLLRGKKVAIIGYGSQGHAHALNLKDSGQDVVVGLYKGSKSWTRAEQAGLKVMSVNEAAAAGDIIMILLPDQTQRQVYEESIKGALGKGKMLMFAHGFNIHFNQVVPSPDVDVAMIAPKAPGHVMRDLFTQGPGVPALVAVYQDVSGKAKDVALAYGKGVGCARAGIIETTFKEETETDLFGEQTTLCGGVSHLIKSAFETLVEAGYQPEIAYFECMHEMKLIVDLFYQGGLAYMRYSVSDTAEYGDYTRGPRVVDDRIKAEMKKILAEIQSGQFAREWILENQAHRAGFLAMRKRDAEHQIEEVGARLRKMMSWIKPPRE
- a CDS encoding phosphatidylserine decarboxylase family protein, with the translated sequence MRIPVAAEGWPFIFPPAIAACILAVVGWWVGALALALVTLACLGFFRDPDRRPPGLPGAVLAPADGKVMAIAQVEDRWVGPATRVSIFLSPLDVHVNRTPVAGIVRDVDYKAGRFLAAYRPEASEENERCTVALETDTGRMAVRQIAGVLARRIVCRVRPGDKLQAGERYGLIRFGSRTDLVVARGTEIRVKEGDRVRGGETVMGVLKP